A window of the Harpia harpyja isolate bHarHar1 chromosome 25, bHarHar1 primary haplotype, whole genome shotgun sequence genome harbors these coding sequences:
- the LSM2 gene encoding LOW QUALITY PROTEIN: U6 snRNA-associated Sm-like protein LSm2 (The sequence of the model RefSeq protein was modified relative to this genomic sequence to represent the inferred CDS: deleted 1 base in 1 codon): protein MGTREHGTPAPPDPPRVPPQLFYSFFKSLVGKDVVVELKNDLSICGTLHSVDQYLNIKLTDISVTDPEKYPHMLSVKNCFIRGSVVRYVQLPADEVDTQLLQDAARKEALQQKQ, encoded by the exons atggggacacgggaaCATGGGACAC cggccccccctgaccccccccgtGTGCCCCCCCAGCTCTTCTACTCCTTCTTCAAGTCCCTGGTGGGGAAGGACGTGGTGGTGGAGCTGAAGAACGACCTCAG CATCTGTGGGACCCTGCACTCGGTGGATCag TACCTGAACATCAAACTGACGGACATCAGCGTCACCGAC CCCGAGAAGTACCCCCACATG ctgtcgGTGAAGAACTGCTTCATCCGCGGCTCGGTGGTGCGCTACGTCCAGCTGCCGGCCGACGAGGTGGACACGCAGCTGCTGCAGGACGCGGCGCGCAAGGAGGccctgcagcagaagcagtga
- the LOC128135886 gene encoding LOW QUALITY PROTEIN: butyrophilin-like protein 9 (The sequence of the model RefSeq protein was modified relative to this genomic sequence to represent the inferred CDS: inserted 1 base in 1 codon; deleted 1 base in 1 codon), with protein sequence MLVSSRPRLPRVTSVPACVVIFFFGFHVRQLGCTRFRVLGPDHPIVAVMGEDVVLPCHLSPRLNAENMEVRWFWTQFFVYVHLYHSRQDHYSSQMPKYQGRTEFLKEVISVGNASLRILRTRXGDFYEEATLELNVAVSGSSPLLSVEDYQDGGIRVGCRASGWYPKPEMLWRDFRGRQLPSFTESSSQDQNGFFEVEKSIVIQRNAKQNVSCSVRNTQLPQEKDLTVSISDPIFPKDSHWMAALFATLAACLASLVVVFLFVLRQRARHAVELEKRNAEIRK encoded by the exons ATGTTGGTTTCCTCTCGC CCCCGCCTCCCTCGCGTCACCTCTGTCCCGGCTTGCGTCGTGATTTTCTTCTTTGGCTTTCACGTCCGTCAGCTGGGCTGCA CCCGGTTCAGAGTCCTGGGACCCGACCACCCCATCGTTGCCGTCATGGGAGAAGACGTCGTGCTGCCCTGCCACCTCTCCCCCAGGCTGAACGCCGAGAACATGGAGGTGAGGTGGTTTTGGACCCAGTTCTTCGTCTACGTCCACCTCTACCACAGCAGGCAGGACCACTACTCCTCCCAGATGCCCAAATACCAGGGGAGGACAGAGTTTTTAAAAGAGGTCATCTCTGTTGGGAACGCTTCCTTGAGGATCCTCAGGACCA CTGGGGATTTTTACGAAGAAGCCACGCTGGAGCTGAACGTAgcgg tTTCAGGTTCCAGCCCCCTCCTCTCCGTGGAGGATTACCAAGACGGGGGAATCCGAGTGGGATGTCGAGCATCCGGCTGGTACCCGAAGCCTGAGATGCTGTGGAGAGATTTCCGGGGCCGGCAGCTCCCGTCCTTCACCGAATCCAGCTCCCAAGACCAGAACGGCTTCTTTGAAGTGGAGAAGTCCATCGTCATCCAAAGAAACGCAAAACAAAACGTGTCCTGTTCCGTCAGGAACACGCAGCTTCCCCAGGAGAAGGACTTGACCGTTTCTATATCAG ACCCCATTTTCCCAAAGGACTCTCACTGGATGGCAGCTTTGTTTGCGACCCTGGCTGCCTGCTTAGCTTCCCTGGTCGTcgtctttctttttgtcttaagGCAACGAG CCCGACACGCCGTAGAACTTG agaaACGCAACGCCGAAATCCGTAAGTAA